In Sorghum bicolor cultivar BTx623 chromosome 10, Sorghum_bicolor_NCBIv3, whole genome shotgun sequence, one genomic interval encodes:
- the LOC8080047 gene encoding probable DNA helicase MCM9 isoform X1, with translation MFSSEEDEPFAAQTLADFLFESYADDIHRILLDDDPSKLHFPLVIEFAELMEFDPKFAGKLYLDPCTYLPFLRDAAQWAQDKVLKKLGNLKTTETKKSVHVRIDVTGSPLEFPEVSPSIGKVRVKHMRKLIALKGTVIRSGGVKMIEYERCYMCRKCKHSFEVYPELEARNRINLPPLCPKASRGCTSASFQFVEGSTICHDYQEIKIQENVQLLGIGSIPRSMPVILMDDLVDSIKAGDDVIITGILSAKWSPDIKDVRSNLDPMLLANYVRRTNELKSDIDIPAETGDKFGCFWEDHAPLEGRNLILKGICPQIYGLFTVKLAVALTLIGGVQHVDASGTKVRGESHMLLVGDPGTGKSQFLKFAAKLSNRSVITTGLGSTSAGLTVTAVKDGGEWMLEAGALVLADGGLCCIDEFDSMREHDRTTIHEAMEQQTISVAKAGLVTTLSTRTTVFGATNPKGQYDPDESLSVNTTLSAPLLSRFDIVLVLLDTQNTAWDEIVSSHILENLDEKKDKTNASDVEWTLPKLRRYINYVRRQFKPVLTKEAERVISSYYQLQRKSGTHNAARTTVRMLESLIRLAQAHARLMFRNEVRQLDAIAAILCMESSMTTSPIVDIVGNALHSNFTDDPDEECILTCDFVACLFKNIKDLSHFFSKN, from the exons ATGTTCTCGTCGGAGGAGGACGAGCCCTTCGCGGCGCAGACGCTTGCGGACTTCCTCTTCGAATCCTACGCCGACGACATTCACCGCATCCTCCTCGACGACGATCCCTCCAAGCTCCATTTCCCGCTTGTTATTGA ATTCGCTGAGCTTATGGAGTTCGACCCCAAGTTCGCCGGCAAGCTCTACTTAGATCCCTGTACGTACCTGCCCTTCCTCAGAGACGCCGCACAATGGGCCCAG GACAAGGTGTTGAAGAAACTGGGGAATTTGAAAACCACAGAGACGAAGAAGTCCGTGCATGTGCGTATTGATGTCACTGGATCGCCGCTAGAATTCCCTG AGGTCTCCCCAAGTATTGGAAAGGTGAGGGTGAAGCATATGAGGAAATTGATTGCTCTGAAGGGAACTGTGATCAGATCAGGTGGTGTGAAGATGATTGAGTATGAGAGGTGCTACATGTGCAGGAAGTGCAAACACAG CTTTGAGGTCTATCCTGAGCTGGAGGCTAGGAATCGTATAAATCTTCCTCCATTGTGCCCAAAG GCTTCAAGAGGCTGTACAAGTGCTTCTTTTCAGTTCGTAGAAGGTAGCACCATTTGCCATGATTACCAAGAAATCAAAATTCAAGAGAATGTACAGCTTCTTGGTATTGGGTCTATACCCCGCTCCATGCCTGTAATTTTGATGGATGACCTTGTTGATAGCATTAAAGCTGGAG ATGATGTCATTATTACGGGTATATTATCTGCCAAATGGTCTCCTGATATTAAGGATGTGCGGTCCAACCTTGATCCTATGCTGCTTGCTAATTATGTGAG GAGAACAAATGAGCTGAAGTCTGATATAGACATTCCTGCGGAAACTGGAGACAAGTTTGGGTGTTTCTGGGAAGACCATGCTCCCCTAGAAG GAAGAAATTTAATCTTGAAAGGCATCTGTCCTCAAATTTATGGGCTATTCACGGTGAAGCTTGCAG TTGCTCTTACATTAATTGGTGGAGTGCAGCATGTTGATGCTTCTGGAACAAAGGTTCGTGGAGAATCCCATATGCTTCTTGTTGGTGATCCAG GTACTGGTAAATCCCAGTTTTTGAAGTTTGCTGCTAAATTGAGCAACCGCTCTGTGATCACAACTGGTCTTGGAAGCACCAGTGCTGGTTTAACTGTCACAGCTGTCAAGGATGGAG GGGAGTGGATGCTTGAGGCTGGTGCTCTTGTTTTGGCTGATGGTGGTTTATGCTGCATAGATGAATTTGACAG CATGCGAGAGCATGACAGAACAACAATACATGAAGCCATGGAGCAACAGACAATAAGTGTTGCGAAG GCTGGATTAGTTACAACACTCAGTACAAGGACTACTGTCTTCGGTGCCACGAATCCGAAAGGGCAATATGACCCTGATGAAA GTTTGTCTGTGAATACAACACTTTCAGCACCACTGTTGAGTAgatttgatatagttcttgttcttctggatacaCAAAATACTGCTTGGGATGAAATAGTTTCATCTCATATATTGGAG AATTTAGATGAAAAGAAAGATAAGACAAATGCTTCTGATGTAGAGTGGACACTCCCCAAGTTGAGAAG GTACATCAATTATGTAAGGAGACAGTTTAAACCAGTGCTGACAAAGGAGGCAGAAAGAGTTATCTCGAGCTATTATCAGCTACAGAGAAAATCAGGAACACATAATGCAG CAAGGACAACGGTGCGCATGCTTGAAAGTTTGATAAGGCTAGCACAAG CACATGCAAGACTAATGTTCAGAAATGAGGTTAGACAACTTGATGCCATTGCTGCCATATTGTGCATGGAATCCTCCATGACAACATCTCCAATAGTGGACATTGTTGGAAATGCTCTGCACTCAAATTTTACAGATGACCCTGATGAAGAATGTATCCTAACATGTGATTTTGTAGCCTGCTTATTCAAGAATATCAAGGACTTGAGTCATTTCTTCAGTAAAAACTAA
- the LOC8080047 gene encoding probable DNA helicase MCM9 isoform X3 gives MFSSEEDEPFAAQTLADFLFESYADDIHRILLDDDPSKLHFPLVIEFAELMEFDPKFAGKLYLDPCTYLPFLRDAAQWAQDKVLKKLGNLKTTETKKSVHVRIDVTGSPLEFPEVSPSIGKVRVKHMRKLIALKGTVIRSGGVKMIEYERCYMCRKCKHSFEVYPELEARNRINLPPLCPKASRGCTSASFQFVEGSTICHDYQEIKIQENVQLLGIGSIPRSMPVILMDDLVDSIKAGDDVIITGILSAKWSPDIKDVRSNLDPMLLANYVRRTNELKSDIDIPAETGDKFGCFWEDHAPLEGRNLILKGICPQIYGLFTVKLAVALTLIGGVQHVDASGTKVRGESHMLLVGDPGTGKSQFLKFAAKLSNRSVITTGLGSTSAGLTVTAVKDGGEWMLEAGALVLADGGLCCIDEFDSMREHDRTTIHEAMEQQTISVAKAGLVTTLSTRTTVFGATNPKGQYDPDESLSVNTTLSAPLLSRFDIVLVLLDTQNTAWDEIVSSHILENLDEKKDKTNASDVEWTLPKLRRYINYVRRQFKPVLTKEAERVISSYYQLQRKSGTHNAARTTVRMLESLIRLAQAHARLMFRNEALGGTRCALAVRGVYTSFGHVVYPNFAIAVSDWLCNV, from the exons ATGTTCTCGTCGGAGGAGGACGAGCCCTTCGCGGCGCAGACGCTTGCGGACTTCCTCTTCGAATCCTACGCCGACGACATTCACCGCATCCTCCTCGACGACGATCCCTCCAAGCTCCATTTCCCGCTTGTTATTGA ATTCGCTGAGCTTATGGAGTTCGACCCCAAGTTCGCCGGCAAGCTCTACTTAGATCCCTGTACGTACCTGCCCTTCCTCAGAGACGCCGCACAATGGGCCCAG GACAAGGTGTTGAAGAAACTGGGGAATTTGAAAACCACAGAGACGAAGAAGTCCGTGCATGTGCGTATTGATGTCACTGGATCGCCGCTAGAATTCCCTG AGGTCTCCCCAAGTATTGGAAAGGTGAGGGTGAAGCATATGAGGAAATTGATTGCTCTGAAGGGAACTGTGATCAGATCAGGTGGTGTGAAGATGATTGAGTATGAGAGGTGCTACATGTGCAGGAAGTGCAAACACAG CTTTGAGGTCTATCCTGAGCTGGAGGCTAGGAATCGTATAAATCTTCCTCCATTGTGCCCAAAG GCTTCAAGAGGCTGTACAAGTGCTTCTTTTCAGTTCGTAGAAGGTAGCACCATTTGCCATGATTACCAAGAAATCAAAATTCAAGAGAATGTACAGCTTCTTGGTATTGGGTCTATACCCCGCTCCATGCCTGTAATTTTGATGGATGACCTTGTTGATAGCATTAAAGCTGGAG ATGATGTCATTATTACGGGTATATTATCTGCCAAATGGTCTCCTGATATTAAGGATGTGCGGTCCAACCTTGATCCTATGCTGCTTGCTAATTATGTGAG GAGAACAAATGAGCTGAAGTCTGATATAGACATTCCTGCGGAAACTGGAGACAAGTTTGGGTGTTTCTGGGAAGACCATGCTCCCCTAGAAG GAAGAAATTTAATCTTGAAAGGCATCTGTCCTCAAATTTATGGGCTATTCACGGTGAAGCTTGCAG TTGCTCTTACATTAATTGGTGGAGTGCAGCATGTTGATGCTTCTGGAACAAAGGTTCGTGGAGAATCCCATATGCTTCTTGTTGGTGATCCAG GTACTGGTAAATCCCAGTTTTTGAAGTTTGCTGCTAAATTGAGCAACCGCTCTGTGATCACAACTGGTCTTGGAAGCACCAGTGCTGGTTTAACTGTCACAGCTGTCAAGGATGGAG GGGAGTGGATGCTTGAGGCTGGTGCTCTTGTTTTGGCTGATGGTGGTTTATGCTGCATAGATGAATTTGACAG CATGCGAGAGCATGACAGAACAACAATACATGAAGCCATGGAGCAACAGACAATAAGTGTTGCGAAG GCTGGATTAGTTACAACACTCAGTACAAGGACTACTGTCTTCGGTGCCACGAATCCGAAAGGGCAATATGACCCTGATGAAA GTTTGTCTGTGAATACAACACTTTCAGCACCACTGTTGAGTAgatttgatatagttcttgttcttctggatacaCAAAATACTGCTTGGGATGAAATAGTTTCATCTCATATATTGGAG AATTTAGATGAAAAGAAAGATAAGACAAATGCTTCTGATGTAGAGTGGACACTCCCCAAGTTGAGAAG GTACATCAATTATGTAAGGAGACAGTTTAAACCAGTGCTGACAAAGGAGGCAGAAAGAGTTATCTCGAGCTATTATCAGCTACAGAGAAAATCAGGAACACATAATGCAG CAAGGACAACGGTGCGCATGCTTGAAAGTTTGATAAGGCTAGCACAAG CACATGCAAGACTAATGTTCAGAAATGAG GCTCTTGGTGGAACGAGATGTGCCTTGGCAGTTCGTGGTGTATATACTTCTTTTGGGCACGTGGTTTATCCAAATTTTGCGATAGCTGTATCTGATTGGCTTTGTAACGTGTAA
- the LOC8080047 gene encoding probable DNA helicase MCM9 isoform X2, whose amino-acid sequence MFSSEEDEPFAAQTLADFLFESYADDIHRILLDDDPSKLHFPLVIEFAELMEFDPKFAGKLYLDPCTYLPFLRDAAQWAQDKVLKKLGNLKTTETKKSVHVRIDVTGSPLEFPEVSPSIGKVRVKHMRKLIALKGTVIRSGGVKMIEYERCYMCRKCKHSFEVYPELEARNRINLPPLCPKASRGCTSASFQFVEGSTICHDYQEIKIQENVQLLGIGSIPRSMPVILMDDLVDSIKAGDDVIITGILSAKWSPDIKDVRSNLDPMLLANYVRRTNELKSDIDIPAETGDKFGCFWEDHAPLEGRNLILKGICPQIYGLFTVKLAVALTLIGGVQHVDASGTKVRGESHMLLVGDPGTGKSQFLKFAAKLSNRSVITTGLGSTSAGLTVTAVKDGGEWMLEAGALVLADGGLCCIDEFDSMREHDRTTIHEAMEQQTISVAKAGLVTTLSTRTTVFGATNPKGQYDPDESLSVNTTLSAPLLSRFDIVLVLLDTQNTAWDEIVSSHILENLDEKKDKTNASDVEWTLPKLRRYINYVRRQFKPVLTKEAERVISSYYQLQRKSGTHNAARTTVRMLESLIRLAQAHARLMFRNEVRQLDAIAAILCMESSMTTSPIVDIVGNALHSNFTDDPDEEYKIQEKQILKKLGLTQGSP is encoded by the exons ATGTTCTCGTCGGAGGAGGACGAGCCCTTCGCGGCGCAGACGCTTGCGGACTTCCTCTTCGAATCCTACGCCGACGACATTCACCGCATCCTCCTCGACGACGATCCCTCCAAGCTCCATTTCCCGCTTGTTATTGA ATTCGCTGAGCTTATGGAGTTCGACCCCAAGTTCGCCGGCAAGCTCTACTTAGATCCCTGTACGTACCTGCCCTTCCTCAGAGACGCCGCACAATGGGCCCAG GACAAGGTGTTGAAGAAACTGGGGAATTTGAAAACCACAGAGACGAAGAAGTCCGTGCATGTGCGTATTGATGTCACTGGATCGCCGCTAGAATTCCCTG AGGTCTCCCCAAGTATTGGAAAGGTGAGGGTGAAGCATATGAGGAAATTGATTGCTCTGAAGGGAACTGTGATCAGATCAGGTGGTGTGAAGATGATTGAGTATGAGAGGTGCTACATGTGCAGGAAGTGCAAACACAG CTTTGAGGTCTATCCTGAGCTGGAGGCTAGGAATCGTATAAATCTTCCTCCATTGTGCCCAAAG GCTTCAAGAGGCTGTACAAGTGCTTCTTTTCAGTTCGTAGAAGGTAGCACCATTTGCCATGATTACCAAGAAATCAAAATTCAAGAGAATGTACAGCTTCTTGGTATTGGGTCTATACCCCGCTCCATGCCTGTAATTTTGATGGATGACCTTGTTGATAGCATTAAAGCTGGAG ATGATGTCATTATTACGGGTATATTATCTGCCAAATGGTCTCCTGATATTAAGGATGTGCGGTCCAACCTTGATCCTATGCTGCTTGCTAATTATGTGAG GAGAACAAATGAGCTGAAGTCTGATATAGACATTCCTGCGGAAACTGGAGACAAGTTTGGGTGTTTCTGGGAAGACCATGCTCCCCTAGAAG GAAGAAATTTAATCTTGAAAGGCATCTGTCCTCAAATTTATGGGCTATTCACGGTGAAGCTTGCAG TTGCTCTTACATTAATTGGTGGAGTGCAGCATGTTGATGCTTCTGGAACAAAGGTTCGTGGAGAATCCCATATGCTTCTTGTTGGTGATCCAG GTACTGGTAAATCCCAGTTTTTGAAGTTTGCTGCTAAATTGAGCAACCGCTCTGTGATCACAACTGGTCTTGGAAGCACCAGTGCTGGTTTAACTGTCACAGCTGTCAAGGATGGAG GGGAGTGGATGCTTGAGGCTGGTGCTCTTGTTTTGGCTGATGGTGGTTTATGCTGCATAGATGAATTTGACAG CATGCGAGAGCATGACAGAACAACAATACATGAAGCCATGGAGCAACAGACAATAAGTGTTGCGAAG GCTGGATTAGTTACAACACTCAGTACAAGGACTACTGTCTTCGGTGCCACGAATCCGAAAGGGCAATATGACCCTGATGAAA GTTTGTCTGTGAATACAACACTTTCAGCACCACTGTTGAGTAgatttgatatagttcttgttcttctggatacaCAAAATACTGCTTGGGATGAAATAGTTTCATCTCATATATTGGAG AATTTAGATGAAAAGAAAGATAAGACAAATGCTTCTGATGTAGAGTGGACACTCCCCAAGTTGAGAAG GTACATCAATTATGTAAGGAGACAGTTTAAACCAGTGCTGACAAAGGAGGCAGAAAGAGTTATCTCGAGCTATTATCAGCTACAGAGAAAATCAGGAACACATAATGCAG CAAGGACAACGGTGCGCATGCTTGAAAGTTTGATAAGGCTAGCACAAG CACATGCAAGACTAATGTTCAGAAATGAGGTTAGACAACTTGATGCCATTGCTGCCATATTGTGCATGGAATCCTCCATGACAACATCTCCAATAGTGGACATTGTTGGAAATGCTCTGCACTCAAATTTTACAGATGACCCTGATGAAGAAT ATAAAATACAGGAGAAGCAGATTCTCAAGAAACTTGGACTAACTCAAGGTTCCCCATAA